One Magnolia sinica isolate HGM2019 chromosome 2, MsV1, whole genome shotgun sequence genomic window, aattaattgggataaggcttagatgatgatgatgatgatgacgacgacacAAAAAATCAATGCGCGGGAACTAAACAAGGAGAAATGCATTAATAGTCTGAAGGGTATGCATTTAAGCCTAACTATTCAATGCATTAGGGACGATATTTTAAGTCGTGGAtggagatagtaagaaaagacttgatgacctatggtctaattgaaggtttggctcttgatagagtggaatggcagaagaGGATTAATGTAGACAacccaattagttgagataaggctcggatgatggtgatgatgatgatgacatagAAAATCAATGCACGGGAACCAAACAAGGAGCAACACATTAATAGTCTGAAGGGTATGCATTTAAGCCTAACTATTCAATGCATTAGGGACAATATTTTAAGTTTGTTATAGCCGACCTGCTGTGCAGCAAGCAATCAATTATTTAGTGAATTAACAGTAAAAATGGTATTTTGGCTCAAACCCAACAATGGAAGAAATTTATGGTAGAATTTATATAGGCATGAAGACAGGATTAAGACAAGAACCAAAATTTCCAAAATTTGAACTGAGTCAACTTACCGTGGAGAATTCGTCATTTCTATCCCAGACAACCATTTTTGGCAGTTTTGTCTTCTTATCAACATCAAATACGTCAACAAAGTCTTCCCATTCCTTGAATCcagcatatccaaatattaggtCACGATTCGCAGATGCGGCAGCCTTCAGTGTCTTAATCAACGTATGTGATTTCACATCTGACTCATCCTCCATGATTGTTAGAACAACTTTCCTCTCATCATCTTTCAACAACTTGAGTGTATCATAGTTTACGGGCAAAACCAGAGGCAATTGATTTTGCTTGATAAAATCTTCCAAGAATTCCGCTGCAACAAGAAGTTGAAATCACCATCCTGTATGTAAGCTTAGTTCACATTTATTTGTAAGAAGCAAACTAGTGGAAGCTGAAATTTGGCATTGTAACCACTTGCATAAAGCAAGAAATAATGCTCAAAGCATTTCAAACCATCCTAAATCAAATTGAAATTATATACTGAAAAcccacaaagaaaaataaataaatagaaagcaTGTAAAATGCAAAGAATCAAGAGCTTGATCATAACTTTTAACTGAAAACAAGGATATATCTTTAAAAGATTTATGGCAGCCTACCTAAATGCCTCAACATGTATCAATGTGGCATACAGGTGAGAGCTCCAAGCTATCAAATGGGTGGGTCCCAAATCCCAACATGTGAAACCATGGCCAAAAACTTAGGCAAGCCCATTAACCAGCCACGTTTGAAATGAATGGATAGCTAATAAAACTGATCAAACTTTTCTGCGCGATCCATTTGTTTCAAATCTCTGAGTCCACATCAGCAATGGACCACCTCCTTTGGGTCATGGCATCAAACAGCATGGATCTCACACCCATAGCCACATTGGCCTGTGTTGAGGCATGAAAACAGGCTGCCTTTTACACACAAGTGGGATCGGCAAATCTCAATATTATAATGTGTCAGCACGTCAGCCAAGCTCGCCATGTCTGACATCTTGTTTCTTTGTTCAATGAATGCATGTTTTGAAGTCAAAGTTATTGGGAAGAAAGCATTACAAACATGATTGAAGTTGGCAGGAGCATAGATAAATAAAGTTCCAAGAACCTGCAGTTCAACTAACCTTCAAAGGGGCCATAGAAAATGCTCTTTTCATCATAGCTTGGATGAAAGCAAACCAAAGCAGGGACCTTGTCAAAATCATATACTACCATAATGTCCTCAGAGAAATCCTTCGCTACAGAAAACCATGCTTTCTTCTTGTACTTTTTGGCAAAATCCACGATTAATGCTTCGTTCAAGCCAAATCCAATAAATATAGGAAACTGTGTACCAGCTGTTTCAATAAAGCTACTGATAGCAGAGTCCGATTCAAGGAGGGAAACATCAGGTCCAACAAACTTTTTCAGGTATTTAACAAGCAACTCAGCTTTCCTGGGACCAGAATACTCTACCGGGACACCATGCATAAAGAGCTTCAGTGTAGGATATCCACTGGACCACACAGGAGGCATCTTTTAATCATTAAAGCATAAAAAATGTTGGCTGGCTGTAGAGGGTTGCTAACCCACATGCGTGTACAGCCAGCCCACCTATACTCCAGCAAACACAACAAGATGGAACGTGCATTCAAGATTGAGACATACATTAGGTAGTCCCCATTATGTAGATGCCCTGGTCTAATCACCTGGTGGGCCAGCATAAAAAACTAATGTTTGGTCTTCCATTCGTTTTCTAAACCACCCTACCAGGCAAGTGAACAGATTGATTTTTGGTCCAGGACAGCTACACAGAAGGGACCacttgatggacagcttggatgttcACCACATGATCCGGCTTCACATATGTCATGCTTGAGGGTAGAATATGAGAAACCTTGTCTTGAAATGCATTTACAAATATCATGACCAAATCTTATCTAATACCATAGGCCACCACCAAATTTCCTAAACAACTTTTTGTGAAAGTTTCACATTAAAGGTATTAAACAACGGCTATTTATAATATGGAGGGGCAAGGAAACTGAAGAACAGAGAAACATACTCGACTTCATATTTGGAACCAAGATGAGTAAACTTGTCAGCATTTACTTTTGCAATCATGATGGGTTTATCCAACACAGCAAGTAATGGGGCAGCCACATCTAACTgcaaaaggaaatagaaaagaaaagaaatcattgCAATGGCAAGCATCATATCATTGCTTCAATCTGTCTTGTCATGAAAAGATCCGGAATGAGTCAGGAACACTGCAATTATGTCAATCTAAGAAAGAGTAACAAAGAGTAACATAAATTGTTTACGAAAGCCATCACATGAAAGTAGCATATCAGTATTGGTCCTCAAGAACATCAACAGAATCAGATTCTAATGTTTTAGAGATACATGTCGAAGGGatacaaataaaaaagaaatggaaagaaaagaaacaagtcaacaaaataaagaaaggcagaaaaaaaaaaaaaacaacaaccaaaaactagTGAGCTCATGATTAACTACAAGCATTAAAAAATCCACAGCAAGATTGCTGTCAAAGGAAACTTACAAGTTAAGCCAATACACCTAAAGGAAAATGTACTTGGCCAAGCAACAAAATACAAGTTCGAAGTAAAAGCAGTCAACTAAATCAATCAAAGGTTAATAGAATGCAATGACGTTTAACTCTATCCAAAGTGCATGGCAGTCAGAGGAACAAGCTTCACAGCAACACAGAAATTCAAAGCAGCAGCTGAGAAGTGAGAAGTCAATATCCAAAACTGAAATGTAATCAACACATGTATAAAAGATGGTACACAAATTTGAACCACAAACCCATGAAAGTATGCAAACAACATCTGAAAGTGAAGTGCTAACAATCAGTGCAAAACATCCTTCATCTGTCTCCACGAATCCACCCAATATGTCTCTTTGATAAGGAGATAAGACCAGAGGATTACAATTATAGTGGCGCATATATTCATTGATAGACATTATAAGCCAGTGTTTGGAATCTATATATATCTTATCTCTATTTCAGATCATTAACAAAGAGTGATCAGATCTAAATAAAAATCAGAGGCTACATGCTCTTATTATGTACCAAATATTCTAGATACACTTCTAATGATAGCTCATTGACAGGGAAGTCAACTTGGCGACTCCAAGCCTGCTCAAGTCATCCACTAGCGAGACAACTTATGCTTATGACTGGTCTAAACCATGAACTTGGGCAAGGCACATCCATCACTCTAGTGAATGGAATTGAGTGATATGACTTGGCCGAGCTTGACTTTCAGATTGGCTTAAatgcattcttttctttttttccacccTGAAAAGCAATTTGTAAGGTCTTTTACTCTGCCTCAAAAATAACTACGTAAGCTTTCTTCCTGTGTTTCTTTTTAATCGATCCTTCTTTCTGCATCCTTCCCTACATTCTTTATCTCTTCCTTCAAACTCAAATGCTTCAACCACTGTCCTAGCATTTTATCAGGGATTTCACTTCTATTAGGCAAAAGATGTCAAAACCTTCAGGATTTAGAGAGCAATCAAGTTTGAAGACATCCAAAGCCTTCAAGACGATATTTTCAGTCCAAGATCAATGGTATATgtatagggctgtacatcgagccgagccgagccgagttgaggtgggccaagctcggctcgactcgtccatgttatactcgagttcgagctcgagctcgagcttgccctcgagctcaacattgaagcttggcttgtttgccaaagctgttgagttgagttcgagtcgagctagtggttcgagttcagtcgagcttgtcaagggCTTTGACGTGCTGAGTGGGGTAGAGAGTCTTGGGTGGGGGGAGACGGCGACCGACGAGCTGCTGGGTGCGGCCGTGCGGACTGCTAGGTGGgataagggaaagaaagagagggagaacgAGACGGGTAGGGTTTTTTAACCTTTCTGTTTTAACTTTTAAACTTTTaacattttttaaattatatatatatatatatataatattaaaatatattactcgagccgagtcgagcttgagttcaagcttcgagtcgagtcgagttgaaatgcaccatgctcaaactcggctcgaactcaactcgagctttagaaaaTGAGCTTGACTAGCCCCGAGTCGAcctttcaagccaagtcaatccgagctaactcgagcccagtcgagctagctcgacttgtgtacagccCTATATATGTagtattttctattattttcttttatttcttcttctttttttattttcctttgcaCTTTTGGTCTTTATTGTCCTCATCGAAGACATCCAAAATTGGCTTAAATTCATCGTTGTTTTATTTGTTCAGGCCTGAAAAGCAATTGTTGAGGTTTTAACTCTACCACAAAAATAACTTTTCAAACATTCCccattctttgtttctttttaatCCGATCCTTTCTCCATCCTTCCCTTCTTCCTCCATCTCTTCCTTCAAAGTTAAAAGATTCAACCTCATAGTCCCATCTTTTTGTTAGTCAGCTGTATTTACAAAAGATGTCAAAACCTACAGGATTTCTAGAGCATTCAAGTTTCAAGACATCCCAACCTTTCAAGTGAAGATATTTTCAATCCCAGATTAAAGGTCATATTGTACTTTTTATCATTTCTCATAATTcttgtcttcttttctttcttttttttctcattttctttgcgCCTTTGGTTTTTATTGCCCTTTCTGTTTTCAAATCAAAGACAGCCGCAAATTTttcattctccttttttttttcaaatatctaaTGAAATAATGATATTCTTCCTCCAGGAGTATTTTCAGGATGACAGttacatttttattttccattcttcttcttcttcttcttttttttcgttCATGTTGCCCATGTTTTAGTTTTTCTTGTACAAaacaaaaaatgttttttttttcctgctattTTACGAAATCaagagttttcttttcttctcgcAACAAATGTTTTCATATGATGATATTTTTTCCTACTCGGAACAGATTTTTTTTGTTGTCGGTATAATCATAGTTTTATTTAATCATTCATAGTTTTGTCAATCTACCTTCTTTTTTGTTTGGTGGGTGCGTGTGTTTTGCTCATATTTCATCATCATGTCATCATAGCCTTGTTCCAGCTATTTGAGGCCAGCTTTACAATCCTGTTTTGTGAATCATCCCTTTCTAAGAGGTCCAATCTTTAGTGAGTAAATTCTCTcatatttgatgaaatcatcTCTTTCCCTACACAATTGTCCTTTCTTAACTTGTTGTAGATGTAATGCATGTTAGGCTGTCTAATGATTGTCATATAAATTATCACAAAAATATGTCTTACATCTCGCCAACCTCCTCTTATACCATCAATAGTATCCAATGATGCTGGCCGGAATTTGTGCAGCCCGGTAgatggagaaaaagaaaagaagaaaaggaacatCAATGCAATTATTACATGGCAGTTATGATTGATAGAGTGAATACACCGAAGCATCACTTAGCCAGCATGTCGTAAATTTCATGCTCTGCAAATATGTTAGTTATAACGTGACAGTGCCAACAAAAAATAATTTGGAGTTTGTGATAAGGTAACCTGACAGAAGGGAAAAGGATGGGATGAGGTTAGCAGTAGGCACAACGAAATTTTGCATGCTATTTTAGAGCCTTCTTAACTCATGATGAAAATGAAATTGAGAAATCCTACATGCAGCCTACCACAAAAGGGGTCTGGAGTCCTAGCTGaaagtagagttgtacatgagccaagctagctcgaaaagctcactcagcttggctcgatctagctcggcTTGAACTGCAACTCGaggtgagccaagcttcatatgacccagctcgTTTGAAAACGAGCCGAGGTCGAGCAGAGTGGAGCTTGACTTGGCTCAACTCAAATCTCGAATCCAAGCTTGGTTAGCTCAAGCTTagctcgatatatatatatatatatatatatatatatatatatatatatatatatatatatatatatatatatatatacggaaacgctcacctgcgaaccagttcgtacgtactacgtacgaacttttttgagaacccatcatatgtgatgtggatccaaaatctgaaccgttcatgtgaagcagcacctcctgaaaccccccgggaccaagttttactttgatctaaaactttgatgggccatgaaaaatgaaaacagtttcctcccttgatttgcatttctctttgctatggcccaccagaatattagatcagggtgaaaattttccacatagggttttatgggattccgcatcacatggaccgttcagattagacacccatggcacgtgtgcaaaggtgcgcacgtgcgtaggtgcgcaggggagcatgactctatatatatatatatatatatatatatatatatatatatatatatatatatatatatatataaagagagagagagagaggaatgctcacctgcgcaccttcttacgtgagcacccgtgcgcacctttgcacacgtgtcatgggcatagaatctgagcggtccatgtgatgtgacaccccttgaaactctatgggcccaattttcagcttgatccaaaactctagtgggcaaTAGCAAagggaaatgcaaatcaagggaggagatTGTTTCTTTTTGCCATGGCCCAacagagttttgtatcaggctgagagttgggcttgtgaggtttcaaggggtgccgcatcacatggaccattaaGATTtcgtgcccatgacatgtgtgcaaaggtgagcACGGGTGCTAACGTAagaaggtgcacaggtgagcattcctctctctctctctctctctctctctctctctctctctctctctcaacagcaAGGTACCTCTAAATCTaatctttgattttatttttttaaatgtaattttttGAAAATAGGAAAACCCTAAATCTCAAAAATGATATTTGGGGTTTTGAATTTATGATTTGCAAATTAAAGGGTTTGGGGGTCGGGTTGGGGTTGGGAGCTCAAATGGTAAGCTCGAGGGCGAGGGAGAGCTAGAGCTCAAGGGGAGCAcgaacgagtcaagccaagctccaatggtgagctcgaggagagcacagacgagtcaagccaagcttggcccacctcgactcgacttggctcaatgTACAGCCCTAGCTGAAAGCATATAAAGCAATTACTCAATTCTTTTATCATGATGCCATTTCTTTTAATGAAAAATATTGTAAATATTACTAAGGAGACAATGGGGTCACTAGGAAGATATGGACCAGTCCgaaatgcccaaaaaaaaaaggagatagttTTTTAAAAGCAAAAGCAACCATAAGGAATTATCTTGCagaatatacaacatcatgggctaCTTGTCAAATGGGTGAAAAGATGGGAGGAGGGCCAACATTAATCAATGTTTTGGTGTATTCACCCCATCACTATACTTTTTAAAATGCCACGTCGTGTAAGATATAATGAAAGACTCTGAATAACATTGTTCAGGAACAGGAGAGGGTAACAGTGTCCAGTGCTCCAGCTAATCCCAATACTAAGTACTAACAAAGCATACAACTATTGGTGTAGCCTTGGCGAACATCTATTGAAGTCCCAACCTAATAGAATGAATGGCCCAAAATTGATCCTAGCAAGAAGTGGGCTTAATGACTGTTAATCTAGACAATCCAGATAGTGTTGTTGTAAATGGAATGTAGTCATCCAGATATCTCAGCAAATGGACGTCAAGTGAGATCTCATTTATTCCATTATTATTTTTGTCTGCATTCCCCAATCTACAATGGTTCTCAGCAAAATGGCCTAGATCACCTCAgcgtttgaaatatcggtatcgtgttacgtattgtatccttgggatacagatacatatcagttatcgcacaggatatattgtttgtatctaGTAacttatcgcactttttgggaaacttGGGGAAACATTgtgaaaatgattgaatttttcaatgaaacttcagggattttttaaaaagaccataatacacactttta contains:
- the LOC131237321 gene encoding protein disulfide isomerase-like 5-2 translates to MYETGRSRRMCRSRAMPETAQMFRRTLLLLPIFLAALIAPCVSAVDEFTVDGTVLELDGSNFDSAISTFDFILVDFYAPWCGHCKRLSPELDVAAPLLAVLDKPIMIAKVNADKFTHLGSKYEVDGYPTLKLFMHGVPVEYSGPRKAELLVKYLKKFVGPDVSLLESDSAISSFIETAGTQFPIFIGFGLNEALIVDFAKKYKKKAWFSVAKDFSEDIMVVYDFDKVPALVCFHPSYDEKSIFYGPFEAEFLEDFIKQNQLPLVLPVNYDTLKLLKDDERKVVLTIMEDESDVKSHTLIKTLKAAASANRDLIFGYAGFKEWEDFVDVFDVDKKTKLPKMVVWDRNDEFSTVVGLESIDEEDQRSQISQFLEGYREGRTIQKRFSGPSLIGYINSLISIRTVYLIVFVVAVIMLIRTIGNKDEDDTPRTHRQVRDEDTSSSSGESERREYQPGDKED